CTGATCTACCGGCGCATCGTGCGCAGCGTGCTGCTGGAGGACGAGGCCCGGCGCATGCTCAAGCGCAACAACCGCACCGCGCCCTACCTGTGGGGTTTCAGCATGCTGTCGGTCGTGCCGGCGGTGCTGTTCTGGAACAATAGCCCGGTTCTGCTGGCGTTCTGCGCCGTGTTTGCCCTGGCTTACGTAGGCGCCTACATCAGCATCATCCGGTTCAAGGTGCCTGACTGGCTAAGGTTCTGAGTTACCCGCCCGGCGTGGCCAAAGCGCCCATTGAATAACCCGTCGCCCACATTTAAAGTAATGCAAACGCTTTCTGAAAATCGCATCAGAGAATACGACGATGACGAAATTTCCCTTTGGGAAATTTATGAAATCCTCAGAGAAAACTGGAAGGCCCTCACGGGCTTTATATTTGTCAGCGGCATGCTCGCGCTGGTGCTGGCCTACGTTCTTCCAAAGAAATACGAAGTTTCGGTTTACGTACAAGACCCGCTGCCGGTGCAGTACATGGATGTCAATACGAGCCGGACTGCATTGTCCGGGCTGGATTGGGTTACCGGCAAGGATTTGTACGGTTATTTTGTCGATTCATTGACTTCTGACGCGGCGCGACAGAGGTTCTTCGAGAAAATCTACCTCCCTTCGCTGGATGAACAGCCCAAGGATGAAGCCGAACGCAACGCCTTGTATGCGACCGTCAGCAAAAAACTGGTGGTAGTGAACGAACCCAAGTCCAACAAGGGGCGCCAGCATTACAACATCGTGGTCCAGGCGCCCACGGATCAAGCGGTGGTGGAGTGGACGAAGGGCTTTCTCGATCTGGTACAGGACGAAGCGCGGCAGAAATGGGTTGAGGGTGAGAAAAAGACCATCGCTGTAAAGATAGAAAATCTGGAAAAGAACCTGGCGGAAAAATATGAATTGACAAAAAAACTCCGGCTGGACAGGGAAGTTCGTCTGGAAGAAGCATTCAAGGTTGCACAGGCCGTGGACCAGGAGCTGCCGCAAGTCACCGTCGGCCAATTGCCCAAGCAGGAAAGCATCACGCCTTTTGCAGACGGTTCTGCCCTTTATGCGCGTGGCACCAAATCATTGGGGGCAGAAATCGACGTGCTCAGCAATCGCAAGGACGAATCGGCTTTCATTGAAGGCATCCGCGAACTGCAAGGGAAAGTCAAGGCGCTGAAAGAACAGGAACTGCACCCTGAATCCGTAGGCATGTACAGGATTGACGGGCAGTTGCTTCGGCCAGCAAAACCGGTGTCGCCCAAGAAGCTGCTGATACTCGCCGTCGGCCTGCTGCTCGGCGGCTTTGCAGGCCTGCTTTTCGTATTCGTTCGCCGGGGTGCGATCATGCGGCGCGCGGAGCAGGAAGCCCTTCAAGCCCAGCAAGCGCAGGCCTGAACATGGACCTGCAACACGCACACATAGCCATCATCGGCCTCGGCTACGTCGGCCTGCCGCTGGCCGTTGAATTCGGCAAGCACCGCCCGGTGCTCGGCTTTGACATCAATCCGACGCGCATCGCCGAACTGCAAGGCGGCAAAGACCATACCTTGGAATGCAGCCCTGGTCAGCTGCAGCAAGCCACACACCTGCGCTACAGCAGCCAGAGTGAAGACCTCAAGGCCTGCCAAGTCTTCATCGTCACCGTACCCACACCGGTGGACGGGGCGCATCGGCCCGATCTCACCCCCCTCGTCAAAGCCAGCCAGACCGTGGGCAGCGCGCTGAAAAAAGGCGACGTGGTTATCTACGAATCCACCGTCTACCCCGGCGCAACAGAAGAAGTCTGCGTACCTGAACTGGAAAACGCCTCGGGGCTGAAATTCAACCAAGACTTCTTTTGCGGCTACAGCCCTGAGCGCATCAACCCTGGTGACAAGGTAAACACCCTCACTACCATTAAGAAGATCACCAGCGGTAGTACATCCGAAGCCGCGGACGCGGTCGATATGCTGTACCGCCAGATCATTACTGCCGGTACGCACCAAGCCAGCAGCATCAAGGTAGCCGAGGCCGCAAAAGTCATCGAAAACACCCAGCGCGACCTGAACATCGCCCTGGTCAATGAACTGTCCGTCATCTTCGCGCGCCTGGGCATAGACACGCTGGACGTGCTGGAAGCTGCTGGTAGCAAATGGAACTTCCTGCCCTTTCGCCCCGGCATGGTGGGCGGGCATTGCATCGGCGTCGACCCTTACTACCTCACGCACAAGGCCGAGCAGGTGGGCTACCACCCGCAGGTCATACTTGCCGGACGGCGCATCAACGACAACATGGGTCGCTACGTTGCTCGCACCACCATTCGTCGCATGCTGCAAAACGGCATGGACGTGCCCCGCTGCCGCGTGGGCGTGCTAGGCATCACCTTCAAGGAAAACTGTCCTGACATCCGCAACAGCAAGGTGGTGGATGTGGTGCACGAACTGCAAACTTGGGGCACCGAAGTCGTCGTGGCCGACGCCTGGGCCGATGCCACTGAAGTGCGCCATGAATACGATCTGGAACTGGGTGTGATCGATGCCGCCCGGCCCGTGGATGCGCTCATCGTCGCCGTGGGACACAACCAGTACCGGGCGCTGGCCCCCGCTGAATTGCGCGCCCTGTGCCGCAGCAGCAAACCCGTGCTGGCCGACGTGAAGAGCCTGTACGACCGGCACGCGCTTAAGGAGGCTGGTTTCAACGTCTTCAGACTGTGACGCCATCAACTCTCTCCCTCTCGGAAGGAGGGCAGGGGTGTGGCGGGTGCACCAAGTTGTTTCTTGATTGCCGCCAGCCCCCATCCCAAGCTTCCCACAGAGGGGCAAGGGGCATCATCCTTCAACCACACTGAGCCATGCAAAACTTTGCCCTCGTAGGCGCCGCCGGCTACATAGCTCCGCGCCACATGCGTGCCATCAAAGACACCGGTAACCATCTGTCTGTCGCTTACGACGTGAACGACTCCGTCGGCATCATCGACAGCATCTCGCCGCAAAGCGAGTTCTTCACCGAATTCGAGCGTTTCTACGAACATGCGCAGCGGCTCAAGCGCAACCCTGCCACGGCGCTGGACTACGTTGCCATCTGCACGCCCAACCACTTGCACCACCCGCACATCGCCGCCGGCCTGCGCCTGGGTTGCGACGTGATCTGCGAAAAACCCCTGGTGCCCACGCCCGAGCTGATCGACGAGCTGGCCCTGGTCGAGCGCGAGAGCGGCAGGCGCGTCTTCAACATCCTGCAGCTGCGTCACCACGCAGCCATCTTGAAGCTGCGCGAAAAAGTGGCCCAGGCCCCGGCGGACCGCAAGTTCGACGTCGAGCTCACCTACATCACCAGCCGCGGCAAGTGGTATGCGCAAAGCTGGAAGGGCGACCCGCGCAAGTCATTCGGTGTGGCCACCAACATCGGCGTGCACTTCTTCGACATGCTGCACTTCGTCTTCGGCGCCCTGCAGCGCAACGTGCTGCACTACAGCGGCGAGGCCAAGGCGGGCGGCTACCTGGAATACGAGCGAGCCCGCGTACGCTGGTTCCTGTCGATCGACGCGAAAGACCTGCCCGACGAGGTGAAGGGCCGTAAGCCCACCTTCCGCAGCATCGACATCAGCGGCGAGCAACTGGAGTTCTCCGAAGGCTTCACCGAGCTGCACACCACCAGCTACCGTGAAATCCTCGCGGGTCGTGGCTACGGTCTGGAAGATGCCCGCCACTGCATCGAAACCGTCAACGTCATCCGCTCGGCGCGGCCCGTGCGCGGCAACGCCGACGAGATGCATCCCTTCGTCGCCAGGCTGGCATGAGTAAGGTCTCTATCCACCCCAGCGCCATCGTCGACGAAGGCGCGCGGATCGGCGAAGGCAGCCGCGTCTGGCATTTCGTACACGTCTGCGGCGGCGCTGTCATTGGCCAGGGCGTCTCGCTGGGCCAAAACGTGTTCGTCGGCAACAAGGTGGTGATCGGCGACCGCTGCAAGATCCAGAACAACGTCAGCGTGTACGACAACGTCACCCTGGAAGAAGGCGTGTTCTGCGGCCCCAGCATGGTCTTCACCAACGTCTACAACCCGCGCTCGCTGATCGAGCGCAAGAGCGAATACCGCGACACCCTGGTCCGGAAAGGCGCCACCCTGGGCGCCAACTGCACCATCGTCTGCGGCGTGACCATTGGCGCGTACGCCTTCGTCGGCGCCGGCGCCGTGGTCAACCAGGACGTGCCCGCCTACGCCCTGATGGTGGGCGTGCCCGCGCGGCAGATCGGCTGGATGAGCGAGTTCGGCGAGCAGCTCGACCTGCCGCTGGAGGGGCAGGGCGAGGTGGCTTGCCAACATACCGGAGCACGCTACGTACTGCAAGGCCGGCAGTTGCACAAGGTGGTGGCTTGATCGCAGCATGGCGACTTGCAGGGCAGAGATGATTACAATGATTGCATTGAAATCAAACTAAGGAATCCCCATGAGCAGCATTACCGTGCGTAATCTGGACGAATCCATCAAGGCAGGCTTGCGCCTGCGCGCCGCGCGCAACGGCTGGTCGATGGAGCAAGAGGTGCGCAGCATTCTGCAGAAAGTTGTTGGAGCCGATGGGCAGGCGCAGTCCATGGACTTTGCCCAGCGCATACAGCAGCGCTTCCAGGGCCTGGATGCGAGCGGTCTTCCCATTGCGGCGCGGCGAGCCAGCCGTACGCCACCCGCGCTTTGAACGCATGCGGCCATGGATTTTTTGCTGGATACCAATGTGGTGTCGGAGTTGATGCGTACGGCACCCGCAGTCCCCGCTCCCCAAGTGCTGGCCTGGTTTGCTCGGAACACGGGTGGCGGCATGTACACCAGCGCCATCACCCAGGCGGAAATTCTCGCCGGCATTGCCCTGCTGCCTGAGGGAAAGCGCCGCAATGCCTTGGCGGGGGCGGCAGAGCAGATGTTCGAGCAGGAGTTTGCCGAGCGTTGCCTGGCTTTTGACAGTGTCGCCGCCCAGCATTACGCACTGGCCGTGGCGCGGCGCACGGCCGTCGGCTGGCCCATTTCGACGGAAGATGGGCAAATCGCCGCGATCGCATTGGCGGCGGGCCTGCCACTGGTTACGCGCAATACCAAGGATTTCATCCATATTGAAGGGTTGACCGTGATCGACCCCTGGCAAGCACACTGAAGAAACGCATGGATTTCATCGATCTCAAGACCCAATACCAGCGCTTGAAGGCCGACATCGACGCCGGCATCGCCCGCGTGCTCGCCCATGGCCAGTTCATCCTGGGCCCCGAGGTGACCGAGTTGGAGGAAAGGCTCGCCGCCTACACCGGCGCCCGGCACTGCATCACCGTGGCCAACGGCACCGACGCGCTGCAGATCGCCCAGATGGCGCTGGGCATCGGCCCGGGTGACGAAGTCATCACCCCCGGCTTCACCTACATCGCCACCGCCGAAACCGTGGCCCTGCTCAGCGCCAGGCCCGTCTACGTGGACGTGGATCCGCGCACCTGCAACCTCGACCCGGCGCTGCTCGAAGCCGCCATCACGGCGCGTACCAAGGCGATCATCCCCGTCAGCCTCTACGGACAGTGCGCCGACTACGACGCCATCAACGCCATCGCCGCCCGGCACGGCATTCCCGTGATCGAGGATGCGGCGCAGAGCTTCGGCGCCAGCTACAAGGGCCGCAAGAGCTGCAACCTCACGACCATCGCCTGCACCAGCTTCTTCCCTAGCAAGCCGCTGGGCTGCTACGGCGACGGCGGCGCCATCTTCACCAGCGACGACGCACTGGCCACCGCCATGCGCCAGATCGCCCGCCACGGGCAGGACCGGCGCTACCACCACATCCGCGTCGGCGTGAACAGCCGGCTGGACACCCTGCAGGCCGCCGTACTGCTGCCCAAGCTTGCCGTGCTCGATGCCGAAATAAAGGCCCGCCAGCGCGTGGCCGGCGAATATGCCCGTCTGCTGGGCCAGGCCGGGCTCACCCCGCCCTATGTCGAAGCTCACAACACCAGCGCCTGGGCGCAATACACCGTGCAGGTGCCCAACCGCCCACAGGTGCAGGAGGCGCTGAAGGCAAAAGGCATCCCCACCGCCGTGCACTACCCCATCCCGCTGAACCGGCAGCCCGCCGTGGCCGACCCCGCCGCACGCCTGCCCGTGGGCGACGCCGTGGCGCAGAAAGTCGTCAGCCTGCCCATGCACCCCTACCTCGACGAGGGCAGCATCGAGCGCATTGCGCAGGCGGTGGGTGATACCTGTATTTAAGAGAAAACAAGGATCTAGCCCTTGTGTAGAAAGCGCTAACAGCTACAAATAAGATAGCTTTTCTTCATGAGCGCCATCCCCTACCGTCCGGACATCCAGGGCCTGCGCGCCGTGGCCGTGCTGGCCGTGGTGCTGTTCCACGCCAACCCGGCCTGGCTGCAGGGCGGGTTCGTGGGCGTGGATGTGTTCCTGGTCATCTCGGGTTTTCTCATCGTCGGCATCCTGCTGCGCCGCAAGGAGCAGCCCGGCTACCGCCTGGCCGGCACGCTGGGCTACTTCTACGGCAGCCGCTTCAAGCGCATCGCGCCGGCGTATTTCGCCATGCTGGCCGTGGTGTCGCTGCTGGCGGCGGTGCTGCTGCTGCCGCAAGACCTGGCCACCTATACGAACAGCCTGAGACAGGCTGCCTGGTTCAACAGCAACAGCTACTACGCCGGCTTCGGCGACTACTTCGCCCCCGCCAGCCATGAGCAGCCTCTGCTGCACACTTGGTCGCTGGCGGTGGAGATCCAGTTCTACCTGCTTGTCCCCCTGCTGGTGCTGTCGGTGCCGGCCCGTGCCCTGAAATGGCTGCTGGGCGCGCTGCTCGTCGGCCTCACCGCCCTGGCGGAATACCGCCTGCGCGTGCTGGGCATCCAGCAGGCCATCTACTACAGCCTGTATGCCCGCCTGCCGGAGTTCTTCGCGGGCGGCCTGGTGGCTGCGTGTACATACGGCCATGGGGGGGGACGAAGGCCGTGGCTCGGCACCTTGGGCCTGGTGCTGGTGCTGGCGGCCGCGGCTGCCCAGCCCCGGCTAGGGCACTTTCCCGGCCTGCCGGCCCTGTGGCCCGCAGCGGGTGCTGCACTCGTCCTGCTGCAGCCGGCGCAAGGCGTTGCCCGGCTGCTGCTGGCCAACCGGCCGATGGTCTGGGTGGGCGAACTGTCGTATTCACTCTACCTGTGGCACTGGCCCGTGCTGGCCTTGCTGCGCTACTACACCGGGGTGGAGGTGCTGGACGTGTCTTTTAGCCTGCTGTTCGCCGTGCTCACCCTGCTGCTGGCCGCGTTGTCCTATTACTGGATCGAAAGCCCGCTGCGGGCCCACCGTACCCGCACCCGCCAGGCGCTGGGCTATGGTGTGCTGGCCCTTGCCATGCTGGGTGCTTCCCAAAGCATGGCCAAGGTCAACCAGGCGTTGTCGCCCGCGCCGCTGCCCATCGAATACCAGCGCTACGCCGACCCCGCCACCATCTGCCACGGCCAGATCGTGGACGACTGCCTCAAAGGCGATTTGAACAGCGACAAAGAGGTGCTGGTGCTGGGCGATTCCCACGCCGCCATGCTCAACCTGTTTTTTGACCAGTTGGGCAAGGAGCTGGGCTTCAAGGCGCGCATCATCACCGCCAGCAGCTGCGTGACCATTCCGGGGTTTGACTACCAGCGGATTGCCGAATGGGCACACGAGGCGTGCCTGAAGCAGATCGAGCAAGCGCAGCAGGCATTGAATAAATCACCAATCGTCTTCATCGCCGCCAGCTGGAATTGGCAACTGGAATCAACCGCCTTCCAGCAGGCGCTGGAGCACTTTCTGCAGCAGCAAGACAAGGTCGGCAAAAAAATCTACCTGATGCCGCAAGAACCCCTGCTTGCACGCAACCCGCTGCGCGCACTGCGATTCGCGCAACTGGGCTTGCCAACCAATATCGTGGTCAATCCCCAATATCAGCAAGCCAACCGCTGGCTTGCCCAATGCGTGCAGCGCCATGCCAACGCCCTGCTGCTGGATTTCGGCAACACGAAGGTTTTTGCCCAAGCGCCCTTTGGCGCAGGCCAGCTTCTCTATTTCGACGAGCACCACCTGAACGAAGTGGGCGCGCGCGCCTATGCCCAGACGGCACGCGCCACGTTCGCGAAAGTGCTGCGGTAAACCCATGCGCAAGCTTCTGCCCCAAAGCGCCTATGCCCGCAACGTGCTCACCTTGATGACCGGCACCACGCTGGCGCAGGCTATCCCGATTGCCATCAGCCCCATCCTCACGCGGCTCTACAGCCCCGAGGAATTTGGCCGTTTCGCGCTCTACATGGCCGTCGCCATGATTGCCAGCGTACTGGTCACCGGCCGCTACGAGCTGGCCATCCTGCTGCCGCGCCACGATCGCGATGCACTGCACATCACCGCGCTGGCCATGGCACTTAGCGTGGCCATCAGCGCCGTGCTGCTGCTGGTCGTCATTTTTCTTGCCCAGCCCATCGCCGCCCTGCTGGGCGATGCCGCCCTGGCCCCCTGGCTGTATTGGGTGCCGGCATCCACCTTGCTGCTGGGCGTGTACCAAAGCCTCAATTACTGGAGCAACCGCAAGGCCCAATACAAGCGCCTGGCCATCAGCCGCACGGTGCAAAGTACGGGCGTCGCCTTGGCGCAAATGACCAGCGGCTACGCCGGCAGTGGTGCCGTGGGGTTGGTGGGTGGACAGATCACCGGGCAGGTGCTGGCGACCAGCGTATTGGCGCGTTTGATCTGGCGCGAAGACCACCAGCAAATCCGTGTGCTGAGGCCGGCCCGCAGCTTGGCACTGGCCAAAAAATACATCAACTTTCCCAAATACCTGATCGTTGCCCACGGCTTCAACACCGCTTCAGGACAGATGCCGGTGCTGCTGCTCAGCGCTCTGTTCAGCACCACGGCGGCGGGCTTCTTCACCCTGACCCAGCGGGTCATGGCCGCGCCCATGGCTCTAGTGGCAGGGGCTTTGGGCGATGTGTTTCGGCAAGAGGCCAGCCAGGCCTATATCCACCAGGGCCAGTGCAAGGCCATTTATCAAAAGACCTTCAAGCGTCTGTTGTTGATCTCGGTAGTGCCCTTTATTGTTCTTTTCTTTGTCGCTCCTGCGCTATTTGCCTGGGTTTTTGGCGAGCAGTGGCGTGTGGCCGGTGAATATGCACAAATCCTGACACCGATGGCGTTTTTGCAGTTCATAACCAGCCCCTTGAGTGCGATGTTCATGATTGCAGAAAAGCAAAAGCTGGATTTGCTTTGGCAAATATTTCTCCTGTCTTTGGTTGTTGTTTCTTTTGCGCTTGGGAAGTTTTTTGGGGGCGCAACAGATGCGTTGAAAATTTTCTCCTTTGTTTACTGTGTTGCCTACGGTGTCAATGGGGCAATGACTTACCATTTTGCAAAAAATAACGTCAGAACATGAAAGCAGTAAAAATATTGATGATAACTCAGGGCGTTTCCAGATTGGTGAGGCCATTGTTCGAATCCAATCACCAAGTGATTGGGGTGCTCGAATCCATGTCGCGAGATTATGATGACTCAAGAAACAAATCCCTGTTGATTGAGTTCCTGAAAAAAACTTACAGTCTTGTAAAAAG
This portion of the Comamonas flocculans genome encodes:
- the wbpD gene encoding UDP-2-acetamido-3-amino-2,3-dideoxy-D-glucuronate N-acetyltransferase → MSKVSIHPSAIVDEGARIGEGSRVWHFVHVCGGAVIGQGVSLGQNVFVGNKVVIGDRCKIQNNVSVYDNVTLEEGVFCGPSMVFTNVYNPRSLIERKSEYRDTLVRKGATLGANCTIVCGVTIGAYAFVGAGAVVNQDVPAYALMVGVPARQIGWMSEFGEQLDLPLEGQGEVACQHTGARYVLQGRQLHKVVA
- a CDS encoding Wzz/FepE/Etk N-terminal domain-containing protein, giving the protein MQTLSENRIREYDDDEISLWEIYEILRENWKALTGFIFVSGMLALVLAYVLPKKYEVSVYVQDPLPVQYMDVNTSRTALSGLDWVTGKDLYGYFVDSLTSDAARQRFFEKIYLPSLDEQPKDEAERNALYATVSKKLVVVNEPKSNKGRQHYNIVVQAPTDQAVVEWTKGFLDLVQDEARQKWVEGEKKTIAVKIENLEKNLAEKYELTKKLRLDREVRLEEAFKVAQAVDQELPQVTVGQLPKQESITPFADGSALYARGTKSLGAEIDVLSNRKDESAFIEGIRELQGKVKALKEQELHPESVGMYRIDGQLLRPAKPVSPKKLLILAVGLLLGGFAGLLFVFVRRGAIMRRAEQEALQAQQAQA
- a CDS encoding nucleotide sugar dehydrogenase; its protein translation is MDLQHAHIAIIGLGYVGLPLAVEFGKHRPVLGFDINPTRIAELQGGKDHTLECSPGQLQQATHLRYSSQSEDLKACQVFIVTVPTPVDGAHRPDLTPLVKASQTVGSALKKGDVVIYESTVYPGATEEVCVPELENASGLKFNQDFFCGYSPERINPGDKVNTLTTIKKITSGSTSEAADAVDMLYRQIITAGTHQASSIKVAEAAKVIENTQRDLNIALVNELSVIFARLGIDTLDVLEAAGSKWNFLPFRPGMVGGHCIGVDPYYLTHKAEQVGYHPQVILAGRRINDNMGRYVARTTIRRMLQNGMDVPRCRVGVLGITFKENCPDIRNSKVVDVVHELQTWGTEVVVADAWADATEVRHEYDLELGVIDAARPVDALIVAVGHNQYRALAPAELRALCRSSKPVLADVKSLYDRHALKEAGFNVFRL
- a CDS encoding lipopolysaccharide biosynthesis protein; translation: MRKLLPQSAYARNVLTLMTGTTLAQAIPIAISPILTRLYSPEEFGRFALYMAVAMIASVLVTGRYELAILLPRHDRDALHITALAMALSVAISAVLLLVVIFLAQPIAALLGDAALAPWLYWVPASTLLLGVYQSLNYWSNRKAQYKRLAISRTVQSTGVALAQMTSGYAGSGAVGLVGGQITGQVLATSVLARLIWREDHQQIRVLRPARSLALAKKYINFPKYLIVAHGFNTASGQMPVLLLSALFSTTAAGFFTLTQRVMAAPMALVAGALGDVFRQEASQAYIHQGQCKAIYQKTFKRLLLISVVPFIVLFFVAPALFAWVFGEQWRVAGEYAQILTPMAFLQFITSPLSAMFMIAEKQKLDLLWQIFLLSLVVVSFALGKFFGGATDALKIFSFVYCVAYGVNGAMTYHFAKNNVRT
- a CDS encoding DegT/DnrJ/EryC1/StrS family aminotransferase, giving the protein MDFIDLKTQYQRLKADIDAGIARVLAHGQFILGPEVTELEERLAAYTGARHCITVANGTDALQIAQMALGIGPGDEVITPGFTYIATAETVALLSARPVYVDVDPRTCNLDPALLEAAITARTKAIIPVSLYGQCADYDAINAIAARHGIPVIEDAAQSFGASYKGRKSCNLTTIACTSFFPSKPLGCYGDGGAIFTSDDALATAMRQIARHGQDRRYHHIRVGVNSRLDTLQAAVLLPKLAVLDAEIKARQRVAGEYARLLGQAGLTPPYVEAHNTSAWAQYTVQVPNRPQVQEALKAKGIPTAVHYPIPLNRQPAVADPAARLPVGDAVAQKVVSLPMHPYLDEGSIERIAQAVGDTCI
- a CDS encoding type II toxin-antitoxin system VapC family toxin — encoded protein: MDFLLDTNVVSELMRTAPAVPAPQVLAWFARNTGGGMYTSAITQAEILAGIALLPEGKRRNALAGAAEQMFEQEFAERCLAFDSVAAQHYALAVARRTAVGWPISTEDGQIAAIALAAGLPLVTRNTKDFIHIEGLTVIDPWQAH
- a CDS encoding acyltransferase family protein, whose translation is MSAIPYRPDIQGLRAVAVLAVVLFHANPAWLQGGFVGVDVFLVISGFLIVGILLRRKEQPGYRLAGTLGYFYGSRFKRIAPAYFAMLAVVSLLAAVLLLPQDLATYTNSLRQAAWFNSNSYYAGFGDYFAPASHEQPLLHTWSLAVEIQFYLLVPLLVLSVPARALKWLLGALLVGLTALAEYRLRVLGIQQAIYYSLYARLPEFFAGGLVAACTYGHGGGRRPWLGTLGLVLVLAAAAAQPRLGHFPGLPALWPAAGAALVLLQPAQGVARLLLANRPMVWVGELSYSLYLWHWPVLALLRYYTGVEVLDVSFSLLFAVLTLLLAALSYYWIESPLRAHRTRTRQALGYGVLALAMLGASQSMAKVNQALSPAPLPIEYQRYADPATICHGQIVDDCLKGDLNSDKEVLVLGDSHAAMLNLFFDQLGKELGFKARIITASSCVTIPGFDYQRIAEWAHEACLKQIEQAQQALNKSPIVFIAASWNWQLESTAFQQALEHFLQQQDKVGKKIYLMPQEPLLARNPLRALRFAQLGLPTNIVVNPQYQQANRWLAQCVQRHANALLLDFGNTKVFAQAPFGAGQLLYFDEHHLNEVGARAYAQTARATFAKVLR
- a CDS encoding Gfo/Idh/MocA family oxidoreductase, translated to MQNFALVGAAGYIAPRHMRAIKDTGNHLSVAYDVNDSVGIIDSISPQSEFFTEFERFYEHAQRLKRNPATALDYVAICTPNHLHHPHIAAGLRLGCDVICEKPLVPTPELIDELALVERESGRRVFNILQLRHHAAILKLREKVAQAPADRKFDVELTYITSRGKWYAQSWKGDPRKSFGVATNIGVHFFDMLHFVFGALQRNVLHYSGEAKAGGYLEYERARVRWFLSIDAKDLPDEVKGRKPTFRSIDISGEQLEFSEGFTELHTTSYREILAGRGYGLEDARHCIETVNVIRSARPVRGNADEMHPFVARLA
- a CDS encoding FitA-like ribbon-helix-helix domain-containing protein, translating into MSSITVRNLDESIKAGLRLRAARNGWSMEQEVRSILQKVVGADGQAQSMDFAQRIQQRFQGLDASGLPIAARRASRTPPAL